TTTTCTAGTTAGACTTCTTGCAATGAAAGAACCATCCCTTCCTATTTGTTTGTCCTGTCAGATAGAAAGAGGGACCCCAAAGAGCCTTCTTTACCACTTTAGGGGGGCGGGGGTGAAGGGGGGGTTTACATGCAACCGAGGCAAAGTTGTTTATGATTGAATCTCAGAGGCACTCTTATCATTTGGTAGATCCAAGTCCATGGCCTATTTCGGGTTCACTCGGAGCTTTGGCAACCACCGTAGGAGGTGTGATGTACATGCACTCATTTCAAGGGGGTGCAACACTTCTCAGTTTGGGCCTAATCTTTATCCTATATACCATGTTCGTATGGTGGCGCGATGTTCTACGTGAATCCACGTTGGAAGGACATCATACCAAAGTCGTACAATTAGGACCTCGATATGGGTTTATTCTGTTTATCGTTTCGGAGGTTATGTTCCTTTTTGCTCTTTTTCGGGCTTCTTCTCATTCTTCTTTGGCACCTACGGTAGAGATCGGAGGTATTTGGCCCCCAAAAGGGATTGCGGTTTTAGATCCTCGGGAAATCCCTTTTCTTAATACTCTTATTCCCCTTTCATCCGGAGCTGCCGTAACTTGGGCTCATCATGCTATACTCGCGGGGAAGGAAAAACGAGCAGTTTACGCTTTAGTAGCTACCGTTTCACTGGCTCTAGTATTCACCGCCTTTCAAGGAATGGAATATTATCAAGCGCCCTCCACAATTTCGGATAGTATTTATGGTTCTACCTTTTTCTTAGCAACTGGCTTTCATGGTTTTCATGTGATTATAGGTACTCTTTTCTCGATCGTATGTGGTATTCGCCAATATCTTGGTCATCTGACCAAGGAGCATCACGTTGGCTTTGAAGCAGCTGCATGGTACTGGCATTTTGTAGACGTGGTTCGGTTATTCCCATTTGTCTCTATCTATTGGTGGGGAGGTATATGAAGGAACGAATCAGTGGATTGAAGAATTAAAGCTCGAAGACAAAGAGAAGCGGGCTTTTCCAAAGAATTACTGCAGCTTTCCCACTCCCTTTGATTATCATATACATACAAAAAGTCTCTTCCACTTTCCTACCAAATCTCTCTTTATTCTGGCACATAAATGAAGGGATCGAAGAGATTATGGCAGATCATGTTCACCAAGAAATGACCCGAAATTGGATCTTGGTCTATTTGAGATTGGTCCTTTTAATCGTAATAAAAGATGTTTTCTTGTCTCTCGTTTCTTTTCTGAACAAATCGAAGAACCTAATGGATCGAACTCTCCATGAGATTCATAGTTGCATTACTTATAGCTTCCTTGTTCGTAGACAAAGCGGATTCGGAATTGTCTTTCATTCCAAGGCCTAACTTGTATCCATGCGCTTCATATTCGCCCGGAGTTCGCTCCCAGAAATATAGCCATCCCTGCCCCCTCACGTCAATCCCACGAGCCTCTTATCCATTCTCATTCAATCACGGCGGGGTAGCAAATCAAAATGAAAAACTCACATTGGGTTTAGGGATAATCAGGCTCGAACTGATGACTTCCACCACGTCAAGGTGACACTCTACCGCTGAGTTATATCCCTTCCCTGCCCCCATCGAGAAATAGAACTGACTAATCCTAAGACAAAGGGTCGAGAAACTCAACGACGCTATTCTTGAACAACTTGGGGCCGGGCCTTCTTCACTTAGTCATCTCTGCCTACGACTTTTTTCTTTCTTGACCCTGCTCGCCTAGCTGCCCCTCGGGCACCTCTGAAGAGGGTGCCGCCCTTCCACTAAGCCTTCCTACATATATTCAAATCAGTACAAAGGCAAGTATATATTCTATTTTGAGGGAAAAAGATAAGGAAAAGATGGACTATGCCACATGGCCGCTATAAAGAAAGGAAAAGTCTTATGCGAGTGATACCAATCGGACACACTTGGAAAAAGGAATCATCAGTTACTAATACAGCTGAATCAAAGGAAAAGAAGTGAAAAAGCGGAAAGAAGTCAATGTGAGAAAGCAAAAAAGGTAACGAGGCGACCGGAGGAGGGAGAAAGGAGAAAGGGGGTGGCAAGCAACTCGAAGGGATGCTGCGCCACCTAGGTACGCGTCTGGATCTGCCTCGGGCTTTGTCTTTGTTTCTATAGGATCTGCTACTCCAACCGTATCTACTTGTGGTGTACCTGGGTTGGTTTGGCCTCTTCCATAATCCTTGCCGCTGATGGTTATGGGTAAATCACAGTAAAGCAGAAAGGAAAGCCTCCCGGAGAACGTTTTCGTCGCCGTTAAATCCGAGAGAGAAGTCTCTAAAGCCGCTATGGTCTGGGCTCTCACTCACGTCGTCCGCCCCGGGGACTCCATTACGCTGCTCGCCCTATTAGCCGGCGGAAACCATGAGAATTCATTCATTTCAGCCAGTCCCGGGTTATATATTGTACGGCGAAACTCGCTAATAGAGATCTGTTTTCTCAGGAACCAGACCTGTATGCACGAAGAAGAACATATCTCTCTGGTCATATTCTTGTGGAACTTCTGTCGTCCCGTTCATTGTGGTTCCTCGGCCCTGCTAGCCATTTGCTTGCTCTAATTGTACACATTCAAAGAAGGGGCAAGCTAAACAAGCAAGCAAGCCATCCAAGTTGATTTTATAGAGTCTGAGGTTAGGAAGAACTTGGGGTTCCCCTGTGACTAACTTAGCGCACTTCCGGTGGTAGCCATTGGGCTAAGTCTCTATAAAGAGCCACTCACATATTTATTTATAGTTCGGTGTGAGATCAGCTAAATTAAGCTACGCTCATCATTTATGATCCACGGCTCACTCAATTAGAGCACTAACTACTTCAAAGGAATTCGCCCCAAAGACGCTTTTAATCGCTCCGCTGGTGCGATCTGGTCGATAGGTTGTCCAGTCATCTCGGTGAGGAATTTCGCTATGCCCCCCGCTGACCTTTCACTGTGAGTACTGCTGCAGTAAAGCCAACGGGAAGATCAGTCCCAGGGCTCAATCTAGGCTGCCAGCCAAGATGAAGATGGATTGAAGGGGTTGTCAGGGAGCTTCATAGGGAATTGTAGGATCCATAGCTGGAAAGACTGCAGGAAAAAAGGGGAACATAGTCGCTAGGAAATCAGATTCCATAGTCAAGGCTGAGACAGACCCTATGTTTACTTCGCGATAGTCTTAGCTCGACATTGTCAAGCCATACTATCTACCAAAATTGATTTTTTTCTGACATTCTATCCTATATATCGGAGATATAAGGTTTGAACTTCCACTTATGGTAATCGAACTTGGTAATAAAACTCTTTCCCGGCAAGAAGATAAAAGATTTCCTTCGGGCTATAGTTGGGAAAGGAACGGACCACAAGCTTCGCGCTCTGCCTTTCTTGTATTTGGACTCTTTCGCGCTATATGCTGCTCTCTCTGCGCGCTTAGCTTTCTTTGCTCTTTGCTATCATCGTGCTATTGCCGGCTTCCTTCTCTTTAAGACTAAGACCAAGGGCTCTTACAGAGTGAACACGTCTTATTTCATTTTTAGAAATATGATCTTTTTCATTCCCCAAGGGGAAAAGGTCTCTTCTTCTGCTTCAGGATCAACTGAAGCAGATCTTTTTTCGACTTCCTTCCTGTCTGGGATTTGAAAAAGCAAAGTCCTTACTTTGACTTACCCGAATCAAGTCAAGGCGATGAAGCAGGCTCAAGGCCCATTTTCTTATAAGAGTTCTCTCTCTCTCCGGGAATCATAGCCTAGTATCGTATCCCAGAAAGGGAATCCACTTCTGACCTGACCTTCTGACGAGAATCCTTCAAACTCTTTTTTTCAAGTCAAGAATGTGTAAACCGAGGCCATTGAATCTGCTGCAGATGTCATCATAGAAGAAGAAGCTGTTCTTCTTTTTTCTGCATCAGCTACTAATCATTTGGAATCGATCTAGCTGCTTAACTTATCTTATGTGGTTTGGGCATACGGATTCGACTAGCATTTCGTGGAAATCATAGTTGGTATTGGACAAGAAGGAAATTCCTTCTCTTCTGTTGTCACAAGAAAGGACTAGGTTCCTAGCCAAGCCAGGGAATCTACGACCGATTGTCAAAAAAGATCCCGCTACGGGGTAAGAAGCAAGGAAGGAGTGCCACTTTCAAGAATTCTTTTTTAGTTCAATCACCCGCCGAAGCGAATCCTTCGAAATAGCCAAGCCGGTAAGTAGAAGGGCAAGGTGACCACAGGGAAAGGCATTACCAGAAGGAAAGTAGTCCAACTCAATGTCTTACGCATCAGTGGCATTTGAGTGAAAGCAGTAAGTCAGTGGCCAAGAATCATCGATTTTGGAGTTACCAGCTCAAGGCAGCTCATGGGAATTTATTTAAGTAAGAACGATCCCCAGTGTCATCCTCTTCGTCTTCTCTTTAGGAAAGCAAGTCCCATCGAGTTAGCTCTTGGAGTCAAGGCATGCCTTAAGGTAGCGACTGACTTTCAGGTGAGATGGTTCAATAGTAGATTAGATAAAGGCTCTTGCTACTTCCCACGAGGGGAGGAAAGTAAATAGCGTAGATAAGGAAGTGGCTATTCTTGTTTATTCATGACTCCGCTGCGCTCCTATTTCATGGAATAAGCGCCTTTTCTCTTACAGACAAAAGAAATGGATTTCTTCCGGCTAGCTCGAAGGGAAGGAAAGAGCGCTATAAGAGAAAGAGTGCCTCGATCATGGGATTTTTACTGAAAGCAGAGGAAGCATTCGATGCATCATAAAAAAACAAAAAACAAAAAACAAAAAGAAAAAGAAAGAAAATAAAAAGAAAGTGCAGCTGCCAGAGCCCCGTATTTACCAGCGGGGTCCCGAGATATTCTATGATCAAAGGCTTTGTGGTTGTCACGAACTGGATTCGAACCAGCGCCTCCGGGAGCAACAGGCCCAGCAAACTACCATTCATTCTGATCGCGACTTTGTTTACCCGGTTCCCCTCGCGGCTAAAAGGTACATCCGGGCCGCTCGCATGGACCTACTTACCTTGCTTGTAGACCAGCTGCAGAGCTAACCCTTGTTCTATTGGTTTGATGCTACCAAGACGATTTCTTTATGCCCATCAAAACATCGTTCATGTCCATTTTTAGGGCTTCTTTTGTCAACTCGTCGCTGAGTTCTTCAGTCACCTGAGACTTTCGATGTTTGTCCCGCATATCACTAGATCGATCGGTATCTTTACAAATTGAGAAAGCTTTCTCAATTCATACTTAGCCGCGAGCAATCTACGTTTGCGATCTCGTATATTTTGCTTCTCCGACATCTTACTGACTTTCCCCCTCATCTTTTTGAAAAAAGCCGCTCCACGGTGGTAAAGTCTCATCTTGTGTGTTGGCCGAAGTTAAAATAGTGACATGGAACCCCCTAATATGTTCGAAGATCTCGAAATGATCTTCCAGTTCCGGGGAGAATTCGCAAAACTCCATTTCCATCAAGAATTGAATGGACTTTTCCCGTATTTCGACCGGAAAATCTAACAGAGACATTACTGCGGAGATTTTTACCAAAAAATGAGACATTCCATGACCTCGGAGAGTGCTTTGCCGTGCTAGGTCACTGACATATCCTTTTTTTTCTTTATTTGACCCCAAGAATGGATTGGATCGAAACGACTTTCCTGTCGAAGCCCTTTGTGTCTGTATTAATTTCTGCCCGCACGGAATCTCCATAGCCAATTTTCCATTTTTGATTATGAAATCAGAAGGTGCTGCCTTTGGTACTACTCTTATTTTACACGATCCAGGAACTTCCATAACGTTGGCGTGATTCGGTTTGAGCAACGGATCCTGA
This window of the Helianthus annuus mitochondrion, complete genome genome carries:
- the coxIII gene encoding cytochrome c oxidase subunit 3; the protein is MIESQRHSYHLVDPSPWPISGSLGALATTVGGVMYMHSFQGGATLLSLGLIFILYTMFVWWRDVLRESTLEGHHTKVVQLGPRYGFILFIVSEVMFLFALFRASSHSSLAPTVEIGGIWPPKGIAVLDPREIPFLNTLIPLSSGAAVTWAHHAILAGKEKRAVYALVATVSLALVFTAFQGMEYYQAPSTISDSIYGSTFFLATGFHGFHVIIGTLFSIVCGIRQYLGHLTKEHHVGFEAAAWYWHFVDVVRLFPFVSIYWWGGI
- the rpl5 gene encoding ribosomal protein L5, producing the protein MFTLHFHYEDVSRQDPLLKPNHANVMEVPGSCKIRVVPKAAPSDFIIKNGKLAMEIPCGQKLIQTQRASTGKSFRSNPFLGSNKEKKGYVSDLARQSTLRGHGMSHFLVKISAVMSLLDFPVEIREKSIQFLMEMEFCEFSPELEDHFEIFEHIRGFHVTILTSANTQDETLPPWSGFFQKDEGESQ